The Haloterrigena turkmenica DSM 5511 genome includes the window GGGGGCTGGCGAAGCCGCGTTTGCCCGGCTCGCCGTCGTACTCGAACCGCGAGGCCTCGATCGCCCGCCGCACCTCGTCGGCGGACTCGATCCGGGAGACGAACAGCGACCGGACGCCGGCGTCGAGCGTCTTCCGGACCATCCCGGGGTCGGGCTCGGGCAAGCGAACGAGCAGTTCCGTTCCCGTCACGTTCGCGGCCCGGGCCAGGTCCTCGAGTCGGTCGCCGTCGAACGGGCTCGGTCCGGCGTGTTCGAGGTCGATCCAGACGAAATCGAGGCCAAGTTCGCCGTAGAACTCGACCAGCGTCGGATCGTACGCGTTCTCGAGGACACCGAGCGCGACGTCGCCGTCTGCGAGCGTCTGCTGTAAGAGGTTCGTTCGTGGCGAGGTCGCCATAGGCCTCCGACACGAACCGAATGGATAAAGCTTCGCGCTGAATTAGAAGTCCGCTCCGTTCTCGAAGGGTTTTGTTCCGACGCGTTGAATGGCGATCCATGCGACGCATCGCGATCGACGACGTCGACTCCGATCCGGACGACGAGGCCCTCCACGCCGATCGCCGCGCCCTCGCTGACCCCCTCGGGACGGACCACCTCGCGATCACGCGCTACGTCCTCGAGCCCGGCGAGCGGTTCAGCGGCTCCGTCCACGCCCACACGGATCAGGAGGAGGTGTTCGTCGTCCTCGAGGGAGAAGCGACGTTCGAGCTGGGAGCAGCCGTCGGAGACGAAGCGACCGAGCGCGTCGACGAGGTGACGGTCGCCGAGGGCGAGGTCGTCCGGTTCGCTCCTGGGGAGTTCCAGTCGGGACGCAACGCCGGCGACGACCGGGTCGTCGCGCTGGCGCTGGGCGCGCCGCGGGACAGCAAGGACGTTCGTATCGCTCGGATTCCGGGGCTCGACGACGGGAATATCGCGTGTCCCGACTGCGACTGCGATCACATGCGACTCTCGAGGACCGACGAGACAGACTTCGAGTGCCCCGACTGCGAGGCGACGCTGGTGCTCGAGGAGTGAGGACCCGGACTCAGTGAGCGAGGCGTTGCAGGGTGGCGCCCGCGACGACCACGACGAGCGCGCCGCCCGCGAGAATAGCCAGTCCGGGGGCGAACGAGCCGGTGGCGTCGCGCAGCGCCCCGATGAGCACCGGGCCGAAGAAGCCGCCGATCTCCCCGACGGCGAAGATGAAGCCGACCGCGGTGCCGGTCAGGCGGGCGCCGATCCCCTCGAGGTCCGGCGGGATCGCCCGAACGAGCGGCGAGATCCCGCCGACGCCGATGCCGGTGACGACGATACCGGTGAGGACCAGCGGACCGGTACCGCCGGCGATCACGCCGGCGACGCCGCAGAACGCGACGGCGCCGCAGGCCATCAGCGCGGGCCGTCGCAGTCCGTACCGATCGGCCAGTTCCGGGACGGCGAGCACGCCCACGACGTAGGACGCCACCAGCAGGCTCGTGGTCTGGCCGGCCGGGCCGGCCGCGAGCCCCCGGGACTCGAGCAGCGTCGGGAGCCATCCCTGCAGGCCGTGATTCAAGAGCAGGTACATCGTTCCGATGACGACGACCAGCTGCAGTTCGCGGTGGGAGAGCACCAGCCGAAGATCGGCGACGACCGACTCGAGCGAGAAGGAGTCGTCGACGGCCATCCGGCCGTCGATCCCCGCTCGGTGAGTGACGAGCGTCCAGACGAGCCCGTAGGCGACGGCGACGACGCCGCTCCAGAAGAACAGCGGCCGCCAGCCGCCGAGCCACGGCCCCAGGATTGGCCGTCCGACGGCGAAGACGAGCGCCGAGCCCGTCGACGCGCCTACGAGGTAGATCGCCGACGGGCGGCCGGTCTTCTCGGGCGGGAACAATACACCGACCAGTTTCGGGAGGCCGAAGGTGATGGCGGTCGCGCCGACGCCGAGCAGTAGCGTCACGGCGAACAGCGACGGAAAGCCGGGCGCGAAACTTCGGGCGATCTGTGCGATCCCGTAGATCAGCACGCCCGCTGCGAGGCTCCGGCCGGGCCCGATCCGGTCGACGGCGATACCGGAGAACAGCGCCAGCGGGATGTAGGTCAGCGGCACCGCGCCCGTGAGAATTCCCGCCTGCGTGCTCGAGAGCCCCACGTCGTCGATGATGACCGACAGGTACGCCGGCAGCGAGAACCAGACGAACATCAGACAGGTGTAGCTCAGCGCTCCGAACGCGACGAGTCCGTACTCCCGGCGATAGCCAGCGCTCGAGCGACCCATTCGGACGGAGTGAGTGTCGGGCCACTCGAGTAGTTTGCTCTTCCGGTGGATAGCCCCGGGTTCGGTCGACGGTGAGCACCGACCGTTTTCCCCGTCGGCGTCGTTCGTTCGATATGACGCCCGAAGAGCGAGCCGTCCTCGAGCGCGCCCGCGTCGCGACGCTGGCGACGGCCGACGGTGACGGTCGTCCCCACGCGGTACCGATCTGCTACGCGGTGCTCGAGGACGCCGGCGGCGACTCGGCGTCCGACTCCGATCGCGACCTCCGAGTCGTCTCGGCAATCGACGAGAAACCGAAGTCAACCCGCGACCTCCGGCGCGTCCGCGACGTACGGACGAACCCGCACGCGACCGTGCTCGCCGACTACTACAGCGAGGATTGGTCGCAGCTCGCGTGGGTGCAGGTCCGGGGCCGCGCTCGCGTCGTTCCGCCCGACGAGGACGCCGAAACGAGCGACGCCGAACGACGGACAGGCGCGAGCAGCCACGCCGCCGCCGTCGCCGCCCTCGAGTCGAAGTACGCTCAATATGCCGACCACGACCTGTCAGAGCGTACGGTCCTCGAGATCCGCGTCGAGCGGACGCTCTCGTGGGGTGCGCTCGAGGAGTACGCGGAGTGAGGCGAAAACGCAGCGGACGGCCATAGCGTGGCGGAATCCTACAGTGCGGAGCGAGGCGACACCGAGACGGTATCGCCGCGCTCGGGCGCCGTCGCGTCGAATCCGTCCGCCCGCAGTTCCTCGGCGAACGCTTCGCAGCGGTCGCCGTGGTTGATCAGCACTTCACCGTCCCGGTAGGACTCGAGGAACTCGAGGATCCCGTCCCGGTCCGCGTGCGCGGAGAAGTCGTACTGTTCGACCTGGGCGCTGATCGGCATCCGGCGGCCGTCGATCTCGGCGCTCCCGGTCTCGAGGAGGTCGCGGCCGGGGGTGCCCTCGACCTGGTAGCCGGTCATCGCGATCTTGTTCGTCGGATTCGCGCGGATCTCGGGAATGTAGGTCATAGCGGGTCCGCCTGAGAGCATCCCGCTGGTGGTGATGATCGCGGCCTTCTGGTCGGTGATGCGTTTCCGCTGGCCGTTTCGGCCAGTGACGAACCGCGCGTGGGAGATCGCCCCCCGGAACGCGTCGGCGTCGCGGACGAAGTCGGGGTACTGGCGCAGCATCTCGGTCACTCGCTTGCCCATTCCGTCCACGTAGCAGGGGATGTCGTGTGCGTCGCAGACCAGCATCATCTCCTGAGTACGGCCGATCGCGAACGCGGGGACGATGACCGTGCCGCCCTCCCAGAGCGTCGTCTGGACGCTCTCGGCGAACCGCTCCTCGACGACGGCCCGGTCGTCGTGTTCGACGTCGGAGTAGGTGCTCTCACAGCAGACGACGTCGGCGTCGGGTCGCGCGGTCGTTCCCGAGACGAGTCGCTGGCCGCTCGGGGATGTCGTATCTGCCGCGTCGCCCCGCTGATCGTCGACGTGGAAATCACCCGTGTAGAGCAGCCGCGTCTCGCCGTCGTCGACGAGGACGTGCGCGCTGCCCGGGATGTGGCCCGCGTTGTAGAACGTCACCTCGTGGCCGGCCGCCTCGAACGTCTCGCGGTAGCCGTGGGTCTGCGAGACCTGCGTGACGCGCTGGACGTCCGTCTCGGTGAACGGACACTGCATCGTCCCGCCGTGGAGGTTCAGCGTGTCTCGAGCGAGCGTCAGCGTCAGTTCGTACGTCGGCGGCGTCCAGTGGATCGGCGGCCGGGCATCGCCCGAGAGCAGCGACGGGACGGCGCCGACGTGGTCGAGGTGGCCGTGGGAGACGACGACCGCCTCGGGCGTCGGCGTCTCGACGGGAAACTGCGGCGGGTTCGCCGTCAGCATCCCGAAATCGAGCAGCAGGGCGTCGTTCACGAGGATCGCGCTGCGACCCACCTCGCGAGCGCCGCCGAGAAATCGAAGCTCCATCGTTCGCACTGCGTCCTCGAGTCGAATAAGGGGTTTCAAAATCGACGCGGCGGCAGGGCAGCGGACCAACGACGGCAGGGTGGAGCAGCCCGGCGAGGACTGGGCGGTGACGGGGCGGCGCGGAACCGCGACTACCGATCCCAGAGCCGCGACCGATCAGTCGTGGTCGTCGAATCACGCAATCGTCGACTCTCGAGCCCGTCCGTGCGGCCGCGTCCGTCCTCGAGGACGCGATCGAGTTCCCGTTCGAACTCGGCATCGCTGAGTTCGCCGTCGACGTACTGCGAGCGAAGTCGCTCCTCGGGATCGTCGGTCGACCGGGCGCCGTCGCTTCCGTACGCGGCCTCGAGGTCGTCCCCTCCTCCGCCGTCTCGGAGCAGGGAGACGAGTCCGACGACGGCGAGGACGACGACGGCGAGCATCGCGAGCGTCACGACGGCCGTAACGACGGTCGCGACGAGCGAGAGGACGATGCCGACGACCGTCGCGATGACGCCGAGGACGACGAACGCGAGCAGGAGGGCTCCGGCGCCCTTGAGCAGGAGTGATCCGAGTCGAGCCATACCTGTAATTCGGTTCACACGCACAAAAACCTACAGACGTCAGGAGCCATTGGAGCGAGGCTCGCCGGAGACCGCCACGAGCGGGGCTGCTCGCTTGGTGAGCCCGATGAGATAGACGTCGAGCAGGCAGACGATCAGAACGGCGAGCGGGACGGCGACGTCCAGGTAGCTGACCGAGTCGAACTGCAACGCCGTGACGACGAACGGCTCGCTCACGGCGAACGCGCCGGACAGCGTCCGGGCGGAGAGGAAGGCGAGCGCGAGGGCGTACAGCACGAACCAGCTCGCCCCGCGTTTCCACTCGCCCAGATAGCAGTGGCCGAGCCCGGCGACGAACGCCGAGAGCGGGTACGCGGGCCAGATCGGACGCGAGAACTCGCCGTCGCTCATCGGTCGTGACTCACCCGGAAAACGGCAACCGCGTCGCGCGCTCGAGTCGGTCCAGCGGTGTCGAATCGGAGCCGGTCGTCTCGACGGCCGCGGCCAGCGACTCGAGGGCCTCGCGGGCTCGCTCGAGGTGGGACTCGACGGTCGGACTGCCCGACTTGGCCCCGTCGCGCGGCGCCGCTCGCGCGGGCGTCTCGACCTCTCCGGCGAGGATGCGAGCGGCGCGCGACCGGAGATCGACAGCGGACGCGACCGGGGTTCGGGACGTGAGTGCGGTCATCACCGCGTGGCTATAGGTCCGCAGCGCCGTCCGTGTTTCGGTCGGCGCGCCGACGACGGCCGCGCCCAGCGCACCGGCGGTCTCGGCGAGCGTCGCCTCGACGTCCGCATAATCGATGGCACCGCGTCGCTCGTCGACCGGCGCAGCGTCGGTCAGGAGCAGGAAGCGGCGCGCGAGCGCCGACGACCCCTCGGTCAGCAGGCGGTACAGCTCGAGTTGGCGTTCCGCCGGAAGCGGCGCGTCGGCGATCGTCGCGTACGCCCCGGCGTGGAGGTGATCGCTCGCCAGGAGAACGGCGTCCCGGTCCGCCGGTAACTGAACGGTCTCGAGCAGGGCGGAC containing:
- a CDS encoding cupin domain-containing protein; the protein is MRRIAIDDVDSDPDDEALHADRRALADPLGTDHLAITRYVLEPGERFSGSVHAHTDQEEVFVVLEGEATFELGAAVGDEATERVDEVTVAEGEVVRFAPGEFQSGRNAGDDRVVALALGAPRDSKDVRIARIPGLDDGNIACPDCDCDHMRLSRTDETDFECPDCEATLVLEE
- a CDS encoding MBL fold metallo-hydrolase gives rise to the protein MELRFLGGAREVGRSAILVNDALLLDFGMLTANPPQFPVETPTPEAVVVSHGHLDHVGAVPSLLSGDARPPIHWTPPTYELTLTLARDTLNLHGGTMQCPFTETDVQRVTQVSQTHGYRETFEAAGHEVTFYNAGHIPGSAHVLVDDGETRLLYTGDFHVDDQRGDAADTTSPSGQRLVSGTTARPDADVVCCESTYSDVEHDDRAVVEERFAESVQTTLWEGGTVIVPAFAIGRTQEMMLVCDAHDIPCYVDGMGKRVTEMLRQYPDFVRDADAFRGAISHARFVTGRNGQRKRITDQKAAIITTSGMLSGGPAMTYIPEIRANPTNKIAMTGYQVEGTPGRDLLETGSAEIDGRRMPISAQVEQYDFSAHADRDGILEFLESYRDGEVLINHGDRCEAFAEELRADGFDATAPERGDTVSVSPRSAL
- a CDS encoding HpcH/HpaI aldolase family protein produces the protein MATSPRTNLLQQTLADGDVALGVLENAYDPTLVEFYGELGLDFVWIDLEHAGPSPFDGDRLEDLARAANVTGTELLVRLPEPDPGMVRKTLDAGVRSLFVSRIESADEVRRAIEASRFEYDGEPGKRGFASPRASRWGTTDDYAGTEDDEIIVGVTIENPTAVDNIEEILEVPGLGFVFAGPLDLAVSLGHPGEPTHDEVEERIEEIREAALEAEVPLGGLGFGMDDVNEKAESGYQILNLGSTTGALGGAVRSWLNEYGGT
- a CDS encoding TIGR03668 family PPOX class F420-dependent oxidoreductase, with the translated sequence MTPEERAVLERARVATLATADGDGRPHAVPICYAVLEDAGGDSASDSDRDLRVVSAIDEKPKSTRDLRRVRDVRTNPHATVLADYYSEDWSQLAWVQVRGRARVVPPDEDAETSDAERRTGASSHAAAVAALESKYAQYADHDLSERTVLEIRVERTLSWGALEEYAE
- a CDS encoding SHOCT domain-containing protein; protein product: MARLGSLLLKGAGALLLAFVVLGVIATVVGIVLSLVATVVTAVVTLAMLAVVVLAVVGLVSLLRDGGGGDDLEAAYGSDGARSTDDPEERLRSQYVDGELSDAEFERELDRVLEDGRGRTDGLESRRLRDSTTTTDRSRLWDR
- a CDS encoding MFS transporter, which translates into the protein MGRSSAGYRREYGLVAFGALSYTCLMFVWFSLPAYLSVIIDDVGLSSTQAGILTGAVPLTYIPLALFSGIAVDRIGPGRSLAAGVLIYGIAQIARSFAPGFPSLFAVTLLLGVGATAITFGLPKLVGVLFPPEKTGRPSAIYLVGASTGSALVFAVGRPILGPWLGGWRPLFFWSGVVAVAYGLVWTLVTHRAGIDGRMAVDDSFSLESVVADLRLVLSHRELQLVVVIGTMYLLLNHGLQGWLPTLLESRGLAAGPAGQTTSLLVASYVVGVLAVPELADRYGLRRPALMACGAVAFCGVAGVIAGGTGPLVLTGIVVTGIGVGGISPLVRAIPPDLEGIGARLTGTAVGFIFAVGEIGGFFGPVLIGALRDATGSFAPGLAILAGGALVVVVAGATLQRLAH